One Candidatus Neomarinimicrobiota bacterium genomic window carries:
- a CDS encoding nitroreductase family protein — MADKPLQWIFARRSIRKFYSNPVEDEKVDLILQAAMAAPSANNAKPWHFIVVKNRQTLDQIAKLHPYAKMCYEATLAIVVCGDPAISKNYWPQDCSAATQNILLAGTALGLGTVWLGVHPRVERKGNMKKLFGIPENMEVLAVVAIGYPAEQKSPRTQFDASRVHADMW; from the coding sequence ATGGCTGATAAACCATTACAATGGATATTCGCACGCAGAAGTATCCGTAAGTTTTATTCCAATCCGGTTGAGGATGAGAAGGTTGATTTGATTTTGCAGGCCGCCATGGCAGCGCCGTCAGCCAACAACGCCAAACCCTGGCATTTTATTGTCGTGAAGAACCGGCAGACCCTGGATCAGATAGCCAAGCTCCACCCCTATGCGAAGATGTGTTACGAAGCGACCCTGGCTATCGTCGTCTGCGGTGATCCAGCCATCTCAAAAAACTACTGGCCCCAGGACTGCTCCGCCGCTACCCAGAATATCTTACTGGCGGGCACCGCCCTGGGACTGGGCACCGTCTGGCTGGGCGTGCATCCCAGGGTGGAGCGGAAAGGGAATATGAAAAAACTCTTCGGTATCCCTGAGAATATGGAAGTCCTGGCCGTAGTTGCGATCGGCTACCCGGCTGAGCAGAAAAGTCCCCGTACCCAGTTTGACGCCAGCCGGGTGCATGCCGACATGTGGTAG